One genomic region from Corallococcus soli encodes:
- the rpsO gene encoding 30S ribosomal protein S15: protein MSLHQDRKSELVSKFRTHESDTGSPEVQVALLSERINMLTEHFKTHKKDHHSRRGLLKLVGQRRRLLDYLKSKDVARYKKLIESLGIRK from the coding sequence ATGTCGCTGCATCAGGATCGCAAGAGCGAGCTGGTCTCGAAGTTCCGCACCCACGAGTCCGACACGGGCTCCCCCGAGGTGCAGGTTGCGCTGCTGTCCGAGCGCATCAACATGCTCACCGAGCACTTCAAGACCCACAAGAAGGACCACCACTCCCGGCGCGGTCTGCTGAAGCTGGTCGGTCAGCGCCGCCGTCTGCTGGACTACCTCAAGTCCAAGGACGTGGCGCGCTACAAGAAGCTCATCGAGAGCCTCGGCATCCGCAAGTAG
- the truB gene encoding tRNA pseudouridine(55) synthase TruB — protein sequence MDGVLVIDKPLGPTSFDVVRQVRSLLKVKKAGHTGTLDPMATGVLPVCLGEATKVAGYITEGDKAYDAVVRLGVETDTQDAQGKPTSEAPVPPLTAAILEAALAPFRGTFEQVPPMYSAVKIAGKRLYELARAGEEVERASRTVTVHELVLRDFSADRLTLSVRCSKGFYVRTLAYDLGRALGCGAHLEALRRTASGPFTLARALPLGELASLSRETVAGRLVSLGEALTELPSVRVSAEEAKRVSHGVPVEVAPQPGKVRVLGPDGALLAMAEVVGGRLRYLRVFA from the coding sequence ATGGACGGCGTCCTCGTCATCGACAAGCCGCTCGGTCCCACGTCGTTCGACGTGGTCCGCCAGGTGCGCAGCCTGCTGAAGGTGAAGAAGGCGGGCCACACGGGCACGCTCGACCCCATGGCCACCGGCGTGCTGCCGGTGTGCCTGGGCGAAGCCACCAAGGTGGCGGGCTACATCACCGAAGGCGACAAGGCGTACGACGCCGTGGTGCGGCTGGGCGTGGAGACGGACACCCAGGACGCCCAGGGCAAGCCGACCTCGGAGGCCCCGGTGCCGCCGCTGACGGCCGCCATCCTGGAGGCGGCGCTCGCGCCCTTCCGGGGCACCTTCGAACAGGTGCCGCCCATGTATTCGGCGGTGAAGATCGCCGGCAAGCGCCTGTATGAACTGGCGCGCGCGGGCGAAGAGGTGGAGCGCGCCAGCCGCACCGTGACGGTGCATGAGCTGGTGCTGCGCGACTTCTCCGCGGACCGGCTGACGCTGTCGGTGCGCTGCTCGAAGGGCTTCTATGTGCGCACGCTCGCGTACGACCTGGGCCGCGCGCTGGGCTGCGGGGCGCACCTGGAGGCCCTGCGGCGCACCGCGAGCGGGCCCTTCACGCTGGCGCGCGCGCTGCCCCTGGGAGAGCTGGCGTCGCTGTCGCGGGAGACCGTGGCCGGGCGCCTGGTGTCGCTGGGCGAGGCGCTGACGGAGCTGCCCTCCGTGCGCGTGAGCGCGGAGGAGGCGAAGCGGGTGTCGCACGGCGTCCCCGTGGAGGTCGCGCCCCAGCCGGGCAAGGTGCGGGTGCTGGGCCCGGACGGCGCGCTGCTCGCCATGGCCGAGGTGGTGGGCGGGCGGCTGCGCTACCTGCGGGTCTTCGCCTGA
- the rbfA gene encoding 30S ribosome-binding factor RbfA, translating to MTTHSRPERVGQEIQAAIGALLTRGELRDPRIGFITITGVKVSPDLRVAKVFYSMLGTEEEKKATQEGLDAAKGFVRREVTSAVKLRVSPEVFFAFDASVGEGDKIDRLLREVRGKEGW from the coding sequence ATGACGACGCATTCACGACCCGAGCGCGTGGGGCAGGAAATCCAGGCGGCCATCGGCGCCCTGCTGACGCGGGGGGAACTGCGCGACCCGCGCATCGGCTTCATCACCATCACCGGCGTGAAGGTGTCGCCCGACCTGCGCGTGGCGAAGGTCTTCTATTCGATGCTCGGCACCGAAGAGGAGAAGAAGGCCACCCAGGAGGGGCTGGACGCGGCCAAGGGCTTCGTGCGCCGCGAGGTGACGTCCGCCGTGAAGCTGCGCGTGTCGCCGGAGGTCTTCTTCGCCTTCGACGCCTCCGTGGGCGAGGGCGACAAGATCGACCGCCTCCTGCGCGAGGTGCGCGGCAAGGAAGGTTGGTAG
- a CDS encoding DUF503 domain-containing protein, translating into MFVGVARLTLQIPESASLKSKRQVLRRVTERVKARFNVAVAEVDDQDLWQKASVALAVVGNDRRHVDEQLEKIIHFIEEMYVAPLMARETEILGFGDRLYPDQGAGMFRAPAKVPEPDLDAEAGLSPEDAHAHSEAAIARFLRSDRSLAEAEGLGSWEQRHEGAAPGTSRPAAEGGNLSLDDARARARALRNPRDWEKK; encoded by the coding sequence ATGTTCGTGGGTGTCGCACGCCTGACCCTCCAGATTCCGGAGAGCGCCTCGCTGAAGTCCAAGCGGCAGGTGCTCCGCCGGGTGACGGAACGGGTGAAGGCTCGCTTCAACGTGGCCGTCGCCGAAGTGGATGACCAGGACCTCTGGCAGAAGGCTTCGGTGGCGTTGGCGGTGGTGGGCAACGACCGCCGCCACGTGGATGAGCAGCTGGAGAAGATCATCCACTTCATTGAAGAGATGTACGTCGCGCCGCTGATGGCCCGGGAGACGGAGATCCTGGGCTTCGGTGACCGGCTCTACCCGGACCAGGGCGCGGGGATGTTCCGGGCCCCGGCCAAGGTGCCGGAGCCGGACCTGGACGCCGAAGCGGGGCTTTCGCCCGAGGATGCGCACGCGCACTCGGAGGCGGCCATTGCCCGCTTCCTGCGCAGCGACCGTTCGCTGGCGGAGGCCGAGGGGCTGGGCTCCTGGGAGCAGCGGCACGAAGGCGCGGCCCCGGGGACTTCCCGGCCGGCCGCCGAAGGTGGAAATCTGTCGCTGGACGACGCGCGGGCCCGGGCCCGCGCGCTGCGCAACCCGCGAGATTGGGAGAAGAAATGA